In one Candidatus Delongbacteria bacterium genomic region, the following are encoded:
- a CDS encoding branched-chain amino acid aminotransferase has translation MDPFPVHRNPASRMGSIDFNNLRFGCYFSDHVFQMTYSNKAWHTPEIVPYGPLNLEPSNLTLHYGQAIFEGLKAYRHANDVISIFRPDRYMDRMVNSCRRLCIPDPPKDIVLEGLKQVVELDKEFVPHEHGHSLYLRPFVFATDNALGVQESKTYKLMIITSPVAAYYPEGIKPVKLDVPPEYIRAAAGGTGTAKTPANYAASLLPAKKAREAGYTQVLWLDAQEHRYIEEVGTMNIFFVIGDEVITPPLTSGTILGGITRMTVLELLREWNYKVSERRLTIDDVLAAQAAGELKEVFGTGTAAVISPVGEIHYKNETLTINNFSIGPIGQRLYDEIDGIQYGLREDRHGWNLLL, from the coding sequence ATGGACCCCTTCCCCGTACACCGCAACCCCGCCAGCAGGATGGGCTCCATCGACTTCAACAACCTGCGTTTCGGCTGTTACTTCTCCGACCACGTGTTTCAGATGACCTATTCCAACAAAGCCTGGCACACACCGGAAATCGTGCCCTACGGTCCGCTGAATCTGGAACCCTCGAATCTGACGCTGCATTACGGCCAGGCGATCTTCGAAGGACTGAAGGCCTATCGCCACGCCAACGATGTGATCTCGATCTTCCGCCCCGATCGGTACATGGATCGCATGGTCAACAGTTGCCGCCGCCTGTGCATTCCCGATCCGCCCAAGGACATCGTGCTGGAAGGCCTGAAGCAGGTCGTGGAGCTGGACAAGGAATTCGTGCCTCACGAGCACGGACACAGCCTCTACCTGCGTCCCTTCGTGTTCGCCACCGACAATGCGCTCGGTGTGCAGGAGAGCAAGACCTACAAGCTGATGATCATCACCAGCCCGGTGGCCGCCTACTATCCCGAAGGCATCAAGCCCGTCAAGCTGGATGTGCCGCCCGAATACATCCGCGCGGCCGCCGGTGGCACGGGTACCGCCAAGACCCCGGCCAACTACGCCGCCAGCCTGCTGCCCGCCAAGAAAGCGCGCGAAGCGGGGTACACCCAGGTCCTCTGGCTGGATGCCCAGGAGCATCGCTACATCGAGGAAGTGGGCACGATGAACATCTTCTTCGTGATCGGCGACGAAGTGATCACGCCACCCCTGACCTCGGGCACGATTCTGGGTGGCATCACCCGCATGACCGTGCTGGAGCTGCTGCGCGAATGGAACTACAAGGTCAGCGAACGCCGTCTCACGATTGACGATGTCCTGGCCGCCCAGGCCGCCGGTGAACTGAAGGAAGTCTTCGGCACGGGCACCGCGGCCGTGATCAGCCCGGTGGGCGAGATCCATTACAAGAACGAGACCCTCACCATCAACAATTTCAGCATCGGCCCCATCGGGCAGCGCCTGTACGATGAGATCGACGGCATCCAGTACGGTCTGCGCGAAGATCGCCACGGTTGGAACCTGCTGCTCTAG
- a CDS encoding carboxypeptidase M32, producing MSSALERLKEKLTTVIDLNGACAVLGWDQHTYMPKGGITARARQLTTLSRLSHEAFTAPEIGTLLAEAESQAGQAPEDENAAMLRAIRRNYDQSVKLPAAFVQEMSDATSMSFDAWARCKPADDFEGFRPHLEKMVELSRREAEYLGYPEQPYDALLNKYEPGMLTSQVASIFAEVRDELLPFCQRLFARVDQVEDGFFFTHWDRDRQWQLTMQVLEEIGYDFNRGRQDESPHPFTTDFGIPDVRVTTRIHTDQFKAGLYGTIHEGGHALYEQNVDPRYDRTMLAGGTSLGIHESQSRLWENLIGRSRDFCNYWYPVVKALFPKNMEGVSKEQYYRAINRVEPSLIRIEADEVTYSLHIFLRFELELELISGTLKVKDLPAAWDERMEKYLGIRPDRVSRGCMQDMHWSDASFGYFPTYALGNLYGVSILNTLREQQPAILDGVAQGQFLPLRDWLTDQVYRHGSRYTASELIQRITGRALEAAPFVSYIKSKYSGIYDL from the coding sequence ATGTCATCCGCACTCGAGCGCCTGAAGGAAAAGTTGACGACGGTCATCGATCTGAACGGTGCCTGCGCCGTCCTTGGATGGGACCAGCACACCTACATGCCCAAGGGCGGCATCACGGCCAGGGCACGTCAGCTGACCACTCTGTCCCGCCTGTCCCATGAAGCGTTCACCGCTCCCGAGATCGGCACTCTGCTGGCCGAAGCGGAAAGTCAGGCCGGCCAGGCCCCCGAAGACGAGAACGCCGCCATGCTGCGTGCCATCCGGCGCAACTACGATCAGTCGGTCAAGCTGCCGGCCGCCTTCGTGCAGGAAATGTCCGACGCCACCTCCATGTCCTTTGACGCCTGGGCACGCTGCAAGCCCGCGGATGATTTCGAAGGCTTTCGCCCCCACCTCGAGAAGATGGTCGAGCTGTCGCGGCGCGAAGCGGAGTATCTGGGCTATCCCGAGCAGCCCTATGACGCCTTGTTGAACAAGTACGAGCCGGGCATGCTCACCTCGCAGGTGGCCAGCATCTTCGCTGAGGTACGCGACGAGCTGCTGCCGTTCTGCCAGCGTCTCTTCGCCCGGGTGGACCAGGTCGAAGACGGCTTCTTCTTCACCCATTGGGACCGCGATCGCCAGTGGCAGCTGACGATGCAGGTACTGGAAGAAATCGGTTACGATTTCAACCGCGGCCGCCAGGATGAGAGCCCGCACCCCTTCACCACCGACTTCGGCATTCCCGATGTGCGAGTGACCACGCGGATCCACACCGACCAGTTCAAGGCCGGTCTCTACGGCACGATCCATGAGGGCGGCCACGCGCTGTACGAGCAGAATGTGGACCCGCGCTACGACCGCACCATGCTTGCCGGCGGCACCAGCCTGGGCATCCACGAGAGCCAGAGCCGCCTCTGGGAAAACCTGATCGGTCGCAGCCGCGATTTCTGCAATTATTGGTATCCCGTGGTCAAGGCCCTGTTTCCCAAGAACATGGAAGGTGTGTCGAAGGAGCAGTACTACCGCGCGATCAACAGGGTCGAACCCAGCCTGATCCGCATCGAGGCCGACGAGGTCACCTACAGCCTGCACATCTTTCTGCGCTTCGAGCTGGAACTGGAATTGATCTCGGGCACTTTGAAGGTCAAGGATCTGCCGGCCGCCTGGGACGAACGGATGGAAAAGTATCTGGGCATCCGGCCCGACCGGGTCAGCCGGGGCTGCATGCAGGACATGCACTGGTCCGACGCCAGTTTCGGTTACTTTCCCACCTACGCGCTGGGCAACCTGTATGGCGTGAGCATTCTCAACACCCTGCGCGAGCAGCAGCCCGCGATCCTCGACGGAGTGGCGCAAGGCCAGTTTCTGCCTCTTCGCGACTGGTTGACGGATCAAGTCTACCGCCACGGAAGCCGTTATACGGCCAGCGAGCTGATCCAGCGCATCACCGGGCGCGCCCTCGAGGCGGCACCCTTCGTGAGTTATATCAAATCGAAGTATTCGGGCATCTACGATCTATAA
- a CDS encoding SDR family NAD(P)-dependent oxidoreductase, with protein sequence MSLNSQNALITGASSGIGMEIARQLAPRVARLVLSGRRREPLEALVGELESRHACRVLPMVVDLRDRDATLAALAGLPVEFRPLTVLVNNAGLALGFDALQDTNPEESDTVFDTNVRAVLTMCRALVPGMLEAGQGHVLNLGSIAGRQAYKGGSIYCATKAAVLSLTRTLQIELADTPVRVSTIDPGMVQTDFSLVRFRGDDQRAAAVYQNVQPLTPRDVAEAAVWALDRPAHVQIAEMVMYPTCQGSAHTIHRGDWRS encoded by the coding sequence ATGAGCCTGAATTCACAGAATGCCTTGATCACCGGCGCCAGTTCCGGCATCGGTATGGAAATCGCCCGACAGCTGGCGCCCCGGGTGGCCCGACTGGTTCTGTCGGGGCGACGGCGCGAACCCCTGGAGGCACTCGTCGGGGAGCTGGAGTCCCGGCACGCCTGTCGCGTGCTCCCGATGGTCGTGGACCTGCGCGATCGTGACGCCACGCTTGCCGCCCTCGCTGGACTGCCTGTGGAATTCCGCCCCCTGACCGTGCTGGTGAACAATGCCGGGCTGGCTCTGGGTTTTGATGCACTGCAGGACACGAACCCGGAGGAGAGTGACACGGTGTTCGATACCAACGTGCGTGCCGTGCTCACCATGTGCCGCGCCCTGGTGCCCGGCATGCTGGAGGCCGGGCAGGGGCACGTGCTGAATCTGGGGTCCATCGCGGGGCGCCAGGCCTACAAGGGCGGCAGCATCTACTGTGCCACCAAGGCGGCCGTGCTCAGCCTGACCCGCACCCTGCAGATCGAACTGGCCGACACTCCCGTGCGGGTCAGCACCATTGATCCCGGCATGGTGCAGACCGACTTTTCCCTGGTTCGCTTCCGGGGCGACGACCAGCGCGCCGCTGCCGTGTACCAGAATGTTCAGCCACTGACTCCGCGGGATGTGGCCGAAGCGGCGGTCTGGGCTCTCGACCGGCCCGCACACGTCCAGATCGCGGAAATGGTGATGTACCCCACCTGCCAGGGGTCGGCTCACACGATTCATCGGGGAGACTGGCGCTCATGA
- a CDS encoding RsmB/NOP family class I SAM-dependent RNA methyltransferase codes for MNSTPPGSGRRPPGSDRPDRPSRPDRPGRPAGRSDGRSGSRPADRGSRKGTSRRDGSRKPGPPPAPEAGTSAFVLHQLKAVDAAVRAGHRSDRTLSRIFQEHSLPPDQRRRLLRLSQAWFRWSGVMPADMEFSERLCWCAAMEGLPLPGHKPRGLTQPEWNSWTLPPVSRRLDWLGLQLMELRGIRAESLLPAWITEALPTDRDRHALAEALLMPPGLWIRSRVDVHALRAGLEAHVEVLRMHPDLKGCWAVRSEADLYYMESYQRGDFVIQDPASQAIGLLCGALPGERWWDMCAGAGGKTLQLCDSMGGKGVVIATDTHEQRLKELRRRLALAGRHNLEVHLWTGDRPPKGPAFDGVLVDAPCSNSGTLRRNPDLWRREGIQLDELRELQSRLLNLAAPRVKPGGRLVYATCSLLPCENEEVVALFRQRFPEFKPVSLQDPLDGRGESQGAIRFDPEVGDHDGTFVAVLRKDEAAD; via the coding sequence ATGAATTCCACTCCTCCCGGATCGGGCCGGCGGCCCCCAGGATCCGACAGGCCCGATCGCCCCTCCCGCCCCGATCGTCCGGGTCGGCCCGCAGGACGCAGTGATGGGCGCTCCGGCTCACGCCCCGCGGATCGCGGCTCCCGCAAGGGCACATCACGGCGTGATGGCAGCCGCAAGCCCGGTCCGCCTCCGGCTCCCGAAGCCGGAACCTCGGCCTTCGTGTTGCATCAATTGAAGGCCGTGGATGCGGCCGTGCGTGCCGGACACCGCTCGGACCGCACCCTCTCGCGCATTTTCCAGGAGCACTCGCTGCCCCCCGATCAGCGACGTCGCCTGCTGCGCCTGTCGCAGGCCTGGTTCCGCTGGTCGGGCGTGATGCCCGCCGACATGGAATTCAGCGAAAGGCTCTGCTGGTGCGCCGCGATGGAAGGGTTGCCCCTTCCCGGGCACAAGCCCCGCGGACTGACCCAGCCCGAATGGAACTCGTGGACCCTGCCTCCCGTGAGCCGTCGTCTGGACTGGCTGGGTCTGCAGCTGATGGAGTTGCGGGGCATCCGGGCGGAATCTCTGTTGCCCGCGTGGATCACGGAAGCTCTGCCCACCGATCGCGATCGGCACGCACTGGCCGAAGCGCTGCTGATGCCGCCGGGACTCTGGATCCGCTCCCGCGTGGATGTGCATGCCCTGCGTGCCGGGCTGGAAGCCCACGTGGAAGTACTGCGCATGCACCCAGATCTCAAGGGCTGCTGGGCGGTGCGCAGCGAGGCGGATCTCTATTACATGGAATCCTACCAGCGCGGCGATTTCGTGATTCAGGATCCGGCCAGCCAGGCCATCGGGCTGCTCTGCGGAGCCCTGCCCGGCGAGCGCTGGTGGGACATGTGCGCGGGTGCGGGCGGCAAGACCCTGCAGCTCTGTGATTCAATGGGCGGCAAGGGAGTCGTGATTGCCACCGATACCCATGAACAGCGGCTGAAGGAGTTGCGTCGCCGACTGGCCCTGGCGGGTCGGCACAATCTGGAAGTACATCTCTGGACGGGCGACCGTCCGCCCAAGGGCCCCGCCTTCGACGGCGTGCTCGTGGATGCGCCATGTTCCAACAGCGGCACCTTGCGCCGCAACCCGGATCTCTGGCGCCGCGAAGGAATCCAGCTGGACGAGCTGCGGGAACTGCAATCCCGTTTGCTGAACCTGGCCGCACCCCGGGTGAAACCGGGTGGTCGCCTGGTTTACGCCACCTGCAGTCTGCTGCCCTGCGAGAACGAGGAAGTGGTGGCGCTGTTCAGGCAGCGTTTCCCCGAGTTCAAGCCGGTCAGTCTGCAGGATCCGCTGGAT